A genome region from Methanobacterium subterraneum includes the following:
- a CDS encoding flavodoxin family protein, producing MKTLIACYSYSGNTLTVAQNLQKSINADFTRIEPVKDKWYVIKAINAYMGKKWPIKPCINDISDYDCLIVCSPVWAGRPTPGINQYLEELENVSGKKCAVLVTMGGDGSQNATQQIRDALESKGMELMGQMVIGGKAQKSGEWESMTNDFARKFKEE from the coding sequence ATGAAAACCTTAATTGCCTGTTACTCCTACTCGGGGAACACCTTAACTGTGGCTCAGAACTTACAGAAGTCAATAAATGCAGATTTCACTCGCATAGAACCTGTTAAAGATAAATGGTATGTTATCAAAGCCATAAACGCATATATGGGGAAAAAATGGCCAATAAAACCTTGCATAAATGACATCAGTGATTATGATTGTTTGATTGTCTGCAGCCCTGTCTGGGCTGGTCGTCCCACTCCCGGTATTAACCAGTACCTGGAAGAATTGGAAAATGTTTCCGGTAAAAAATGTGCCGTTCTGGTGACCATGGGGGGAGATGGTTCTCAAAATGCCACCCAACAGATTCGTGATGCTCTGGAAAGTAAGGGAATGGAATTGATGGGACAGATGGTTATCGGGGGCAAGGCCCAGAAAAGTGGAGAATGGGAATCCATGACCAATGATTTTGCCAGGAAATTCAAAGAAGAATAA
- a CDS encoding TMEM175 family protein, whose protein sequence is MVEYLPSILIPTNRLETLTDGLFAIAMTILVVTIQIPIGPIHTADLFVQTTSEIIPKFAVYFLSFLLLAVFWVDHHMFYLVKKINFTLLWINIFWLMFIALLPLSTSIIAQFPQHQLAQLIFDFNLLFIGLFFYLIWRYSVANELISKKVEPYYPYIKKSLLIMPIVISGAITTSFISPRWSMVVLFLIPVLFVVGRKIWSSTAVKKKTTTLK, encoded by the coding sequence ATGGTTGAATATCTCCCCAGCATATTAATACCCACCAACCGATTGGAAACCCTTACTGATGGCCTGTTTGCCATTGCCATGACCATCCTGGTAGTTACCATCCAGATACCCATCGGACCAATCCACACCGCAGACCTGTTCGTGCAAACCACTTCAGAAATCATCCCTAAATTTGCGGTTTACTTTCTAAGTTTTCTGCTTCTGGCTGTTTTCTGGGTGGATCATCACATGTTCTATCTGGTTAAAAAAATCAACTTCACCCTGCTGTGGATAAACATCTTCTGGCTGATGTTCATAGCACTTTTACCTTTATCAACATCAATTATAGCCCAATTTCCGCAACATCAACTGGCACAGCTTATATTTGACTTCAATCTCCTTTTTATAGGCCTCTTTTTCTATTTAATCTGGAGATATTCGGTAGCAAACGAACTCATATCCAAAAAAGTAGAACCATACTATCCTTATATTAAAAAAAGTCTTTTAATAATGCCTATTGTAATATCTGGAGCCATAACTACCAGTTTTATTAGTCCAAGATGGAGCATGGTTGTTTTGTTTCTTATTCCTGTTCTTTTCGTTGTTGGGAGAAAAATATGGTCCAGTACTGCAGTTAAAAAAAAAACTACAACTTTAAAGTAG
- the hisB gene encoding imidazoleglycerol-phosphate dehydratase HisB: protein MNRKSNINRKTSETKINLELDLDGTGEYQVETGIQFLNHMLESFTRHSQFDLKLEAQGDIEIDDHHTVEDVGIVLGEALSEALGDKKGIRRMSHALVPMDESLAMVAVDLSGRSYTVLDLNFHHDKVGDLSTENVGHFLESLAQTGKINLHARVEGANDHHQVEAIFKALARALHDATRVVHDRVPSTKGVV, encoded by the coding sequence ATGAACCGAAAAAGTAATATAAATAGAAAGACCTCTGAAACTAAGATAAATCTTGAACTGGATCTGGATGGTACCGGAGAGTACCAGGTGGAAACCGGGATCCAGTTTTTAAACCACATGCTGGAATCATTCACCAGACACAGTCAATTCGACCTGAAACTAGAAGCCCAGGGAGATATTGAAATAGATGACCACCACACCGTGGAGGATGTGGGCATAGTGCTGGGGGAAGCCCTCTCTGAAGCCCTGGGGGATAAAAAAGGAATACGCAGGATGAGCCATGCCCTGGTACCCATGGATGAATCCCTGGCTATGGTAGCCGTGGACCTATCTGGACGAAGTTACACTGTTCTAGATTTGAACTTCCACCATGATAAGGTAGGAGACCTCAGCACTGAAAATGTGGGTCACTTCTTAGAGTCCCTGGCCCAGACCGGGAAAATCAATTTACATGCCCGTGTTGAAGGGGCCAATGACCACCACCAGGTGGAGGCCATCTTCAAGGCCCTGGCTCGTGCACTGCATGATGCCACCCGGGTGGTTCATGATCGGGTGCCCAGTACCAAGGGTGTGGTTTAG
- a CDS encoding 4Fe-4S binding protein: protein MRIEVDEDKCTGCGICKEECPKGAKIWDVNKKAMATNLRYCHLCTICASKCPEDAIRIVRDAQDEPKK, encoded by the coding sequence ATGAGAATAGAAGTTGATGAAGACAAGTGCACCGGGTGTGGAATCTGTAAGGAAGAATGCCCCAAGGGAGCCAAGATATGGGATGTGAATAAGAAGGCCATGGCCACCAATCTACGCTACTGTCACCTGTGTACAATATGCGCTTCCAAGTGTCCGGAAGATGCCATACGTATAGTGAGGGATGCTCAAGATGAACCGAAAAAGTAA
- a CDS encoding flavodoxin family protein, with the protein MILGISGSPRKQATEHVLGEALKMMEEKGYETEMFTVRGKNISPCRNCDYCLREKECILKDDMYQLYPLFKDVQGIIMATPIYNGGVSAQIKAVMDRTRAAAAVDIDFLKHKVGMAIAVGGDRVGGQELAIQQIMTFYILNGTIPVSGGPFGSNLGANFWSQDTLKGVKADEEGFRSLKKTIKRFGEFLEKYPTNEH; encoded by the coding sequence ATGATTTTAGGAATAAGCGGAAGTCCCAGGAAACAGGCCACCGAGCATGTCTTAGGTGAAGCCCTGAAGATGATGGAAGAGAAAGGTTATGAAACTGAGATGTTCACTGTTCGGGGTAAAAATATAAGCCCCTGCAGAAATTGCGATTACTGTCTCCGGGAAAAGGAATGCATCCTCAAAGATGACATGTACCAACTCTACCCACTCTTTAAGGATGTTCAGGGAATCATAATGGCCACCCCCATATACAATGGAGGAGTAAGTGCCCAGATCAAGGCAGTTATGGACCGCACCCGTGCAGCAGCAGCTGTGGACATAGATTTCCTAAAACACAAGGTAGGCATGGCCATTGCTGTGGGTGGTGACCGTGTTGGAGGTCAGGAACTAGCCATACAACAAATTATGACTTTTTACATTCTCAACGGAACCATACCAGTTAGTGGAGGACCTTTTGGTTCCAATTTAGGGGCTAATTTCTGGTCACAAGACACACTCAAAGGTGTAAAAGCAGATGAAGAAGGATTCAGGAGCCTCAAAAAAACCATTAAAAGGTTCGGCGAATTCCTGGAGAAATACCCTACAAATGAACATTAA
- a CDS encoding bifunctional 5,6,7,8-tetrahydromethanopterin hydro-lyase/3-hexulose-6-phosphate synthase → MYQIGEALIGNGNEIAHIDLVIGDKNGPVGTAFVNNMSNLSLGHTPLLSVVRPNLMTKPATLIVPKVSVRCLDDANKIFGPAQTAVGRAVADAVEEGILPAEEAEDMVLIISVFIHPEASDYRKIYQYNYGATKLALRRAMGGYPSVNKVLAEKDRGAHPIMGFKVTRLWKPPYLQVALDLDNMQEMERIIDSLPDRERILIEAGTPLVKKFGVGIVSKIRALKKDAFIIADLKTLDVGRIEVKMAADETADAVAISGLGTQESIEKAIHEAQKQGIYSILDMMNVDNFTGKLETLNYKPDIVLLHRNVDLETMKAERGEEQADMTEWGNINQIKDLLGKNGLVAVAGGIVPKKMDQALDSGADIIVVGRYIIGSRDVRRAAEDFLEKMPQDPDTMRLALDEDEAI, encoded by the coding sequence ATGTATCAGATAGGGGAAGCCTTAATTGGAAATGGAAATGAAATTGCTCACATTGATCTAGTAATTGGAGACAAAAACGGACCAGTAGGTACTGCCTTCGTGAATAACATGTCAAACCTTTCACTGGGCCACACACCATTGCTTTCAGTGGTCAGACCTAACCTGATGACCAAACCAGCAACCTTAATAGTGCCCAAAGTCAGTGTGCGCTGCCTGGATGATGCCAACAAAATATTCGGACCAGCACAAACTGCTGTAGGTCGTGCAGTGGCCGACGCTGTGGAAGAGGGCATTTTACCTGCTGAAGAAGCTGAAGACATGGTTCTGATCATCAGTGTGTTCATCCACCCTGAAGCATCAGATTATCGTAAGATCTACCAGTACAACTACGGAGCAACCAAACTAGCCCTGAGAAGAGCAATGGGAGGATATCCATCCGTTAACAAAGTATTAGCAGAAAAAGACAGAGGAGCACATCCTATTATGGGTTTCAAAGTTACTCGACTGTGGAAACCTCCATACCTGCAGGTTGCCCTGGACCTGGATAACATGCAGGAAATGGAACGCATCATTGACAGCCTGCCAGACCGGGAAAGAATCCTCATCGAAGCAGGAACACCACTGGTTAAGAAATTTGGAGTGGGAATTGTCAGTAAAATAAGGGCCCTCAAGAAGGACGCTTTCATCATCGCCGACCTCAAAACACTGGATGTGGGCCGTATAGAAGTTAAAATGGCAGCTGACGAGACTGCAGATGCTGTGGCCATTTCCGGACTGGGAACTCAGGAGTCAATTGAAAAGGCCATCCACGAAGCCCAGAAACAGGGAATCTACTCCATCCTGGACATGATGAACGTTGACAACTTCACCGGCAAACTGGAAACCCTAAACTACAAACCAGACATCGTCCTCTTACACCGTAATGTGGACCTGGAAACCATGAAAGCCGAACGTGGTGAAGAACAGGCCGACATGACCGAATGGGGTAACATCAACCAGATCAAGGATCTCCTTGGTAAAAATGGGTTGGTGGCAGTTGCCGGAGGTATTGTTCCTAAAAAGATGGACCAAGCACTGGACAGTGGTGCAGACATCATCGTGGTGGGCCGTTACATCATCGGTTCCAGAGATGTGCGTCGCGCCGCCGAGGACTTCCTGGAAAAAATGCCCCAGGACCCCGACACCATGCGGTTAGCTCTGGATGAAGATGAAGCTATCTAA
- a CDS encoding TrpB-like pyridoxal phosphate-dependent enzyme, which produces MYSVRLTEKEIPKKWYNIAADLPVEFPAYDQTEEGKQLENLPKIFSKGVLEQEISTERYIKIPKEVRNIYKQMGRPSPLVRAKALEDHLDTPAKIFYKREDTSPTGSHKLNTAIAQAYYAKKDGVERLTTETGAGQWGTALSLACNLMDMDCTVYMVKVSFNQKPYRKTIMQLYDGEVLASPTNRTDFGRKVLEENPEHPGTLGVAISEAIEDALNDEKVYYSLGSVLNHVMLHQTVIGQETQKQLEIFDENPDVMVACVGGGSNFAGATFPFIKDQLDEKIDCKFIAVEPSHCPTLTQGDYCYDFGDTAGLTPLIKMYTMGHDFIPPSDHAGGLRYHGMSPLVALLVHEGIVEARAVDQTGVFQSGVTFARTEGIVPAPETCHAIKTGIDEALECKKTGEEKTIVINFSGHGLLDLAGYDDYLEGKIVD; this is translated from the coding sequence ATGTACAGTGTAAGATTAACTGAAAAAGAAATTCCTAAAAAATGGTACAATATCGCTGCAGATCTGCCAGTGGAGTTCCCGGCCTACGATCAGACCGAAGAAGGGAAACAACTGGAAAATCTACCAAAAATATTCTCCAAAGGAGTATTGGAACAGGAAATATCCACAGAACGTTACATAAAGATTCCTAAGGAAGTTAGAAACATTTACAAACAGATGGGCCGACCCAGCCCACTGGTCAGAGCTAAAGCCTTGGAAGACCATCTGGACACTCCCGCCAAGATATTCTACAAAAGGGAAGACACCTCCCCCACTGGAAGTCACAAACTAAACACCGCAATAGCCCAGGCATACTACGCCAAAAAAGACGGTGTTGAACGATTAACCACTGAAACCGGTGCCGGACAATGGGGAACCGCCTTATCATTGGCCTGTAACCTAATGGATATGGACTGCACTGTTTACATGGTGAAAGTATCATTTAACCAGAAACCATACCGTAAAACCATCATGCAACTCTACGACGGAGAAGTGTTAGCTTCACCAACCAATAGAACAGATTTCGGTAGGAAAGTTCTAGAAGAAAATCCAGAACACCCCGGAACCCTGGGAGTGGCCATATCCGAAGCCATTGAAGACGCTTTAAACGATGAAAAAGTGTACTACTCATTGGGAAGTGTTTTAAACCACGTTATGCTACACCAGACTGTTATCGGGCAGGAAACGCAGAAACAACTGGAAATTTTCGACGAAAACCCTGATGTTATGGTGGCCTGTGTTGGCGGGGGCAGTAACTTCGCCGGGGCAACATTCCCATTCATCAAAGACCAGTTAGACGAAAAAATCGACTGTAAATTCATTGCAGTGGAACCATCCCACTGCCCAACACTGACCCAGGGTGACTACTGCTACGACTTCGGAGACACCGCTGGACTAACTCCACTCATTAAAATGTACACCATGGGACACGACTTCATACCCCCATCAGACCATGCTGGAGGCCTGCGTTACCACGGTATGTCCCCATTAGTGGCTCTCCTGGTCCACGAAGGTATTGTGGAAGCAAGAGCAGTGGACCAAACCGGTGTGTTCCAGAGTGGAGTGACCTTCGCCAGAACTGAAGGAATAGTGCCTGCACCAGAAACCTGTCACGCCATAAAAACCGGAATAGACGAAGCATTGGAATGCAAAAAAACTGGTGAAGAGAAAACCATCGTAATCAACTTCTCTGGCCACGGCCTCCTGGATCTTGCGGGTTACGATGATTACTTGGAAGGTAAAATTGTAGATTAA